Proteins encoded within one genomic window of Rhinoderma darwinii isolate aRhiDar2 chromosome 5, aRhiDar2.hap1, whole genome shotgun sequence:
- the LOC142652989 gene encoding kelch-like protein 10: MDIEENFYHSHMERKMSSMACTIFNELRLEGKLCDVVIKASGVEFNAHKNILCGCSPYFRILFTSSWNNSVKKVYDIPGVSPDMMKLILEYAYTRTVPINTFNVENLFIAANYLNILGLVQICSEFLRSQLCPQNCIGIFKFTEYYYCPKLHQKAYMYILHNFENIMKISDEFLDLSAMELKDLMEKDELNIKQEEAAFEAIVKWINYNPASRKQYISVLLQQVRFALMHTQYFYNKVKTNDYVKDSEECKPIIINALKAMYDLNMNGNFNLHLTNSMSRPRLPYAILLAVGGWSGGGPTNAIESYDARADRWINVRCEEESPRAYHGTAYLKGYLYVIGGFDSVDYFNNVKRFHPVKKTWQQVAPMHYKRCYVSVTILDDYIYAMGGFDGDFRLNTAERYKPETNQWSLIAPMQEQRSDACATTLDGKIYICGGFNGNDCLSTAESYNSWTKQWSMILPMRSRRSGVGVIAYGEKVYAVGGFDGENRLRSAEAYNPLTNTWHTVAAMFNPRSNFGIEVIDDLLFVVGGFNGFTTTFNVEFYDEITNEWFDAYSMNIFRSAVSCCVVPGLPNVREYAAHLNTHFRGEVS, translated from the exons ATGGATATTGAGGAAAACTTCTACCACAGCCACATGGAACGTAAAATGAGCTCCATGGCTTGCACTATTTTTAATGAGCTGAGATTGGAGGGCAAACTGTGTGACGTTGTTATCAAAGCCAGCGGTGTGGAGTTCAATGCTCATAAGAACATCCTATGTGGCTGTAGTCCGTACTTTAG AATATTGTTCACAAGTAGTTGGAAcaacagtgtaaaaaaagtatatgaCATCCCTGGCGTGTCTCCGGACATGATGAAATTGATTCTAGAGTATGCCTACACCCGGACAGTCCCAATCAATACTTTTAATGTGGAGAATCTCTTCATTGCTGCAAATTACTTGAACATCCTGGGCCTTGTACAAATTTGCTCTGAATTCCTTAGAAGCCAACTGTGTCCTCAAAATTGCATTGGCATCTTTAAATTCACAGAATATTATTACTGCCCCAAGCTCCACCAGaaggcatatatgtatatactacacAACTTTGAAAATATAATGAAGATCTCGGATGAGTTCCTTGACCTGTCAGCTATGGAACTTAAAGATCTAATGGAGAAAGATGAACTTAACATTAAACAGGAGGAAGCAGCATTTGAAGCTATTGTGAAGTGGATCAATTATAATCCAGCAAGCCGGAAACAATATATCTCAGTTCTTCTTCAACAG GTTCGCTTTGCCCTGATGCACACACAATATTTCTACAACAAAGTCAAAACCAACGACTATGTAAAAGACAGTGAGGAATGCAAGCCTATTATTATTAACGCCTTAAAAGCTATGTATGACCTCAATATGAATGGGAACTTTAATCTTCATTTGACAAACTCAATGAGCAGACCCCGTCTTCCTTATGCTATTTTACTTGCTGTTGGTGGCTGGAGTGGAGGTGGCCCAACCAATGCCATTGAGTCTTACGATGCTCGTGCTGACAGATGGATCAACGTTAGATGTGAAGAGGAGAGTCCAAGAGCTTATCATGGAACAGCATACTTAAAGGGCTACCTGTACGTTATTGGTGGATTTGATAGTGTGGATTATTTTAACAATGTAAAACGTTTTCACCCAGTGAAGAAAACATGGCAGCAAGTAGCACCCATGCACTATAAAAGATGTTATGTCAGTGTTACTATCCTGGATGACTACATTTATGCAATGGGTGGCTTTGATGGCGATTTTCGTCTAAACACAGCTGAGCGTTACAAGCCTGAGACGAACCAATGGAGTTTGATTGCCCCTATGCAAGAGCAGAGGAGTGATGCTTGTGCCACCACACTCGATGGAAAG ATCTACATATGTGGAGGATTTAATGGTAATGACTGCTTGTCAACTGCAGAGAGCTACAACTCATGGACCAAGCAATGGAGCATGATCTTGCCAATGAGAAGCCGTCGCAGTGGAGTGGGAGTTATTGCCTATGGAGAAAAAGTTTATGCG gTTGGCGGTTTTGATGGAGAAAATCGTCTGCGCAGTGCTGAGGCTTACAATCCTTTAACCAACACATGGCATACAGTGGCAGCCATGTTCAATCCACGTAGTAACTTTGGCATTGAAGTGATAGATGACCTTCTTTTTGTTGTAGGAGGCTTCAATGGTTTCACCACCACATTCAATGTTGAATTTTATGATGAAATTACAAATGAGTGGTTTGACGCTTATAGCATGAATATCTTCCGTAGCGCTGTCAGTTGTTGTGTGGTACCTGGTCTTCCCAATGTGCGAGAGTATGCTGCACATCTGAATACGCATTTCAGAGGGGAGGTGTCATGA